A genomic region of Homalodisca vitripennis isolate AUS2020 chromosome 5, UT_GWSS_2.1, whole genome shotgun sequence contains the following coding sequences:
- the LOC124363567 gene encoding uncharacterized protein LOC124363567, which translates to MDFLILAVLCVGLVGSLPVPNYPLYSTYITPRYLHRPAVFAPLPPQQRTAPASPPQNPQDLVIHNMVKYVVNPEAEPEAAQHVVQYYSKDGLGRVVFGYVIPSETRFEALSNDGTVRGSYSYKDPTGKIVKMYYWDDGTGFHTMGNNLPRAFYSPPQYTPEVQVERDRHFQLYKDALNAAFASGSGDEIVEPQSQPNSPAESVCCSGRTRTRQQTTLRFMPDYDDDSDAVAIENADFSYLRQAHAFRGGEPEAARRQVAEVGISSAGICSKYNTNFYSGVNRGAGEYSCLQRPLPSPTDHLPAPLHGTTS; encoded by the exons ATGGATTTCCTCATCCTGGCCGTC CTCTGTGTAGGCCTAGTAGGTAGTTTACCAGTCCCAAACTACCCCCTATACAGCACTTACATAACTCCCCGGTATCTCCACCGCCCAGCCGTGTTCGCACCCCTGCCCCCACAGCAACGCACTGCGCCTGCTAGTCCTCCTCAAAATCCTCAGGACCTTGTGATTCACAACATGGTCAAATATGTGGTCAACCCAGAGGCTGAACCTGAAGCTGCTCAACACGTGGTTCAGTACTATTCCAAG GATGGATTAGGCAGAGTGGTATTTGGCTATGTAATACCCAGTGAAACTCGATTCGAGGCTCTTTCCAATGACGGCACAGTTAGAGGATCCTACAGCTACAAGGACCCTACCGGAAAGATAGTCAAG ATGTACTACTGGGATGATGGAACTGGGTTCCATACAATGGGGAACAATCTGCCCCGAGCATTCTACTCTCCTCCCCAGTACACTCCTGAGGTACAAGTGGAGAGAGATAGACATTTCCAGCTGTACAAAGATGCTCTTAATGCAGCTTTTGCTTCTGGGTCAGG TGACGAGATAGTGGAGCCACAGTCCCAGCCCAACAGCCCAGCAGAGAGTGTGTGCTGTAGCGGCAGAACTCGGACCAGACAGCAGACGACACTGAGGTTTATGCCAGACTACGATGACGACAGTGATGCTGTAGCTATAGAGAATGCTGATTTCTCTTACCTTAGACAGGCACATGCCTTTAGGGGAGGGGAGCCAGAGGCAGCCAGGAGACAGGTGGCTGAGGTAGGTATCAGTTCCGCAGGCATTTGTTCaaagtataatacaaatttttatt CTGGCGTGAACCGCGGAGCAGGGGAGTATTCGTGTCTGCAGCGCCCCCTCCCCTCTCCTACCGACCATCTACCAGCACCCCTCCACGGCACGACGTCGTAG